A single region of the Candidatus Zymogenus saltonus genome encodes:
- the meaB gene encoding methylmalonyl Co-A mutase-associated GTPase MeaB, translated as MSSRAKGTDLVERLLNGENHALSRLITLVENNDPGAREAIKRLYKYGGGAHIIGITGIAGVGKSSLIAKLGLAYRKQGKTVGIIAVDPTSPLTGGALLGDRVRMLELTGDKGVFIRSMGTRGSSGGLAIATNDVINILDAFKKDVIIVESIGVGQDEIDIENFVQTLIIVTMPGGGDAIQSIKAGILEFGDIYVVNKSDRPEASRMLSELEFMLQLGNRGNKGWKERIVQTVATMDQGIEELIEVIEEHRKYLERSGGLEERRIKRSKAELFKIVEQMVDDAVKGAICSGGDYYDLVQKMASSGEIDPYSAAEEIFNNIGKVCGAYKKGV; from the coding sequence ATCTCAAGTCGTGCCAAGGGAACAGACCTTGTGGAAAGGCTTTTAAACGGTGAAAATCATGCGCTCTCCCGGCTGATCACCCTCGTGGAGAACAACGACCCCGGGGCGAGGGAGGCGATAAAGAGGCTTTACAAATACGGGGGAGGCGCCCACATCATCGGGATTACCGGTATTGCCGGGGTCGGCAAGAGCAGTCTCATCGCGAAGCTGGGTTTGGCGTACAGAAAACAGGGAAAGACCGTGGGCATAATCGCCGTCGATCCCACAAGCCCCCTGACCGGGGGCGCCCTTTTGGGGGACAGGGTCAGGATGCTGGAGCTCACGGGCGACAAGGGGGTCTTCATCAGGAGCATGGGCACGAGAGGGTCGTCGGGCGGGCTCGCCATCGCGACGAACGACGTGATCAATATACTGGACGCCTTCAAAAAGGACGTTATCATCGTGGAGTCCATCGGCGTGGGCCAGGACGAGATCGACATCGAAAACTTCGTCCAAACCCTGATTATCGTCACCATGCCCGGAGGCGGCGACGCCATCCAGAGCATAAAGGCCGGCATCTTGGAGTTCGGCGATATATACGTCGTCAACAAGTCGGATCGCCCGGAGGCGTCCCGTATGCTTTCCGAGCTCGAGTTCATGCTCCAGCTCGGGAATAGAGGAAACAAGGGATGGAAGGAGAGAATCGTTCAGACCGTGGCCACGATGGACCAGGGGATAGAAGAGCTTATCGAGGTCATCGAGGAGCACCGAAAATACCTCGAAAGATCGGGGGGGCTGGAAGAGAGAAGAATCAAGAGGTCGAAGGCGGAGCTTTTCAAGATCGTGGAGCAGATGGTGGACGATGCCGTCAAGGGGGCCATCTGTTCCGGCGGAGATTATTACGACCTCGTTCAGAAGATGGCATCGTCCGGGGAGATAGACCCCTACAGCGCGGCCGAAGAGATATTTAACAATATCGGCAAGGTCTGCGGTGCCTACAAGAAGGGAGTTTGA
- a CDS encoding leucyl aminopeptidase, with protein sequence MKRNISKELPKLAIAEGPLSTIKTGALVVGIFSNGDGLSQEVKMLDTALNGKIKRLIVSGDFKGRPKETLTIYLDDQTPDGEAADTGPERIILAGLGKREEIDLDTIRAVSAAAAKAAKSIGVKKIALPFDLAAGCKIEGADDARISGDVFIGAALGTYDYTAIKGKKKLLKIIKDDHHEEKKEHIDEITVVNYRMDKANGSEIEEGATAGMIISDSVYLARDLINAPPNLMTPRLLARTAKEVAFRYQLICDVFKADDIKKMKMGAFLSVARGSKEPPALITIEYVPKEKAAKNVALVGKGITFDSGGLSLKSAEGMTDMKTDMSGAAVVLTTVMAAARLKLKTGVVGILPATENMPGSNATKPGDVVTAMDETTIEILNTDAEGRLILADAITYAKKYEPTAIIDIATLTSAVVIALGKKVAAIYSTDDALLERLKAASAASGEKLWPMPLYKHYEEQLKSDIADIKNSGGREAGSITAATFLKHFAGDYHPWAHIDIAGTARAEKEYDWIANGGTGFGVMLLLRFLEMMGE encoded by the coding sequence ATGAAGAGAAATATCAGTAAAGAGCTGCCAAAGCTCGCCATCGCCGAGGGGCCGTTATCGACGATCAAGACCGGGGCGCTTGTCGTGGGGATCTTCTCCAACGGAGACGGCCTCTCTCAAGAGGTTAAGATGTTAGATACCGCCCTCAACGGAAAGATCAAAAGGCTTATCGTCTCGGGAGACTTCAAAGGCAGACCGAAGGAGACGCTGACGATATATCTTGACGACCAAACGCCTGACGGCGAGGCGGCCGACACAGGCCCGGAGAGGATCATATTGGCCGGCCTTGGGAAGAGGGAGGAAATCGACCTTGACACGATACGGGCAGTATCCGCGGCTGCGGCTAAGGCCGCAAAATCGATCGGGGTCAAAAAGATCGCCCTTCCCTTTGACCTCGCCGCGGGCTGCAAGATCGAGGGGGCCGACGACGCCCGGATTTCCGGGGACGTCTTCATCGGGGCCGCCCTCGGCACTTACGACTACACGGCGATAAAGGGGAAAAAGAAGCTCCTCAAGATAATAAAGGACGATCATCACGAGGAGAAAAAGGAGCATATCGACGAGATCACGGTTGTCAACTACAGGATGGATAAGGCAAACGGCTCCGAGATCGAAGAGGGGGCGACGGCCGGGATGATCATCTCCGACTCCGTCTATCTCGCAAGAGACCTCATAAACGCGCCGCCCAACCTGATGACCCCGAGGCTCCTTGCAAGAACGGCCAAGGAGGTGGCCTTCAGGTATCAGCTTATCTGCGACGTCTTCAAGGCTGATGATATTAAGAAGATGAAGATGGGGGCGTTTTTGAGCGTGGCCAGGGGATCAAAGGAACCGCCCGCACTGATAACGATCGAGTACGTCCCGAAGGAGAAGGCTGCAAAAAACGTGGCCCTGGTCGGAAAGGGGATAACCTTCGACAGCGGGGGTCTCTCTTTAAAGAGTGCCGAGGGAATGACGGACATGAAGACTGACATGAGCGGAGCGGCGGTGGTCCTTACGACGGTCATGGCCGCGGCAAGGCTGAAGCTCAAAACGGGGGTCGTGGGAATCCTCCCGGCGACGGAGAACATGCCGGGCTCAAACGCCACAAAGCCGGGGGATGTGGTCACCGCCATGGACGAGACGACCATAGAGATATTGAACACGGACGCCGAGGGAAGGCTGATCCTGGCCGACGCCATCACCTACGCGAAGAAATACGAGCCGACTGCCATCATCGACATCGCCACCCTTACGAGCGCCGTGGTAATCGCCCTGGGCAAAAAGGTGGCCGCCATATACTCCACCGACGACGCGCTTCTGGAAAGGCTCAAGGCGGCGTCCGCCGCGTCCGGCGAGAAGCTGTGGCCCATGCCCCTCTACAAACACTACGAGGAGCAGCTCAAAAGCGACATCGCCGACATCAAAAACAGTGGCGGCAGGGAGGCCGGATCCATCACGGCGGCAACCTTCCTGAAACACTTCGCGGGAGACTACCACCCCTGGGCCCACATAGACATCGCGGGGACGGCCCGGGCCGAAAAGGAATACGACTGGATCGCCAATGGGGGAACCGGCTTCGGCGTCATGCTCCTTCTTAGATTTCTGGAAATGATGGGGGAATAA
- a CDS encoding ECF transporter S component: MSSEGKMRADFRSARTLALLALLSALVTVATLVVRIPIVATKGYFNLGDALIFIAAALFGPLFGMIVGGVGSALADMIGGYIHFAPWTFFIKGIEGLMAGFLLGFFKVKPWSVKGIIVSAFSFALAAAWMVAGYFGAEYIIYGLDYAPPLAELPFNVAQGGISAAVAVVLVPIVALALPKRTDITYYGRGGG; the protein is encoded by the coding sequence ATGAGTTCCGAAGGTAAGATGAGGGCCGATTTTCGGTCGGCCCGTACGCTCGCGCTCCTCGCGCTCCTTTCCGCGCTGGTTACCGTTGCAACGTTGGTGGTCAGGATTCCCATTGTCGCCACGAAAGGCTATTTCAACCTCGGCGATGCCCTTATTTTTATTGCGGCGGCGCTCTTCGGGCCTCTCTTCGGCATGATCGTCGGGGGAGTGGGGTCGGCCCTTGCCGACATGATCGGGGGGTATATCCATTTTGCGCCCTGGACGTTTTTCATAAAAGGGATCGAGGGATTGATGGCGGGGTTCCTGCTGGGATTTTTCAAGGTAAAGCCCTGGAGTGTAAAGGGAATCATCGTTTCGGCTTTTTCCTTTGCCTTGGCCGCGGCCTGGATGGTCGCCGGCTATTTCGGGGCGGAGTACATCATCTACGGGCTGGATTATGCGCCCCCCCTTGCGGAGCTTCCGTTCAACGTCGCCCAGGGGGGAATATCGGCCGCCGTGGCGGTCGTCTTGGTGCCGATCGTCGCCCTGGCGCTGCCCAAAAGGACGGATATCACCTACTACGGAAGGGGAGGGGGGTAG
- a CDS encoding Zn-ribbon domain-containing OB-fold protein gives MSFKEFNKALKKNKLLGLKCGDCGAINVPPKMVCSECTGTNLEITELSGKGSVKTFTTNYVAAEGRECEAPYIIVMVELDEGPWIMGNLIDIAPNKVDMDLIGKRVVMGVKVFPGDKYSAGDMARPLFSFEA, from the coding sequence CTGAGTTTCAAGGAGTTCAACAAGGCGCTGAAGAAAAACAAACTTCTCGGCCTGAAATGCGGCGACTGCGGCGCGATTAACGTCCCGCCGAAGATGGTCTGCTCCGAGTGTACCGGCACCAACCTCGAGATCACCGAGCTCTCGGGGAAGGGTTCCGTCAAGACCTTCACCACCAACTACGTGGCGGCGGAGGGGAGGGAGTGTGAGGCCCCGTATATAATTGTCATGGTGGAGCTCGACGAGGGCCCCTGGATCATGGGAAACCTTATCGACATCGCCCCGAACAAGGTGGATATGGACCTCATCGGAAAGCGGGTAGTCATGGGAGTCAAGGTATTCCCTGGAGACAAATACTCCGCGGGGGACATGGCAAGGCCGCTGTTCAGCTTCGAGGCCTGA
- a CDS encoding propanoyl-CoA acyltransferase produces MKKVAVIGVAQTNFTAAQDKTEVELFAEAALEAMAKSNIKPRDIQALFVGNVLGDFSEGQGMVQAFAAENIGCFNVPANRYEGACASASMAVRDAFMWVASGFYDIVLAGGVERAATMGTPLATRTFAMFSDSRYEFPSGITFPGVFAMLAHLYASHYNVPLKKLKEQMAQVSVQSYKYGMHNPKAQMRKEVTIEDVLNSFMVSTPIQLHDCCPFSDGGSALILASEDAAKKLTDKPVYITGVGQASAGPLSSQKKYLPRIYSREVSSKLAYKMAGRTPDDIDVCELHDCFSIASIIAVESLGFFEFGTSGEAWMKGEAAIGGKVAINPSGGLKAKGHPIGATGGGQVYEIVNQLRGEVEPERLVEGAKIGMTDTLGGDGGTLVNIILERGW; encoded by the coding sequence GTGAAAAAGGTAGCAGTTATCGGTGTGGCCCAGACAAATTTCACGGCCGCACAGGATAAGACGGAGGTGGAGCTCTTCGCCGAGGCGGCGCTGGAGGCGATGGCCAAGTCGAATATCAAGCCGAGGGACATTCAGGCCCTCTTTGTGGGAAACGTCCTCGGGGATTTCTCCGAGGGACAGGGTATGGTTCAGGCATTTGCGGCGGAAAACATCGGCTGTTTCAACGTGCCCGCCAACAGGTACGAGGGCGCCTGCGCCTCCGCCTCGATGGCCGTAAGGGACGCCTTCATGTGGGTGGCCTCCGGCTTTTACGATATAGTCCTGGCGGGCGGCGTGGAGAGGGCCGCAACGATGGGGACCCCGCTGGCGACAAGGACGTTCGCCATGTTCAGCGACAGCAGATACGAATTCCCCAGCGGTATAACATTTCCGGGGGTGTTCGCAATGCTCGCCCACCTCTACGCCAGCCATTACAACGTCCCACTGAAAAAGCTCAAGGAGCAGATGGCCCAGGTGTCGGTCCAGTCGTACAAGTACGGGATGCATAACCCGAAGGCCCAGATGAGAAAAGAGGTAACCATAGAGGACGTCCTCAATTCCTTCATGGTCTCGACGCCGATTCAGCTCCACGACTGCTGTCCCTTCTCCGACGGAGGGTCGGCCCTGATACTGGCGTCCGAGGACGCCGCAAAGAAGCTGACCGACAAGCCCGTATATATTACCGGCGTGGGTCAGGCCTCAGCCGGGCCCCTCTCGAGCCAGAAGAAGTACCTCCCCAGGATATATTCGAGGGAGGTCTCCTCGAAGCTGGCCTACAAGATGGCGGGCAGGACACCCGATGACATCGACGTCTGCGAGCTCCACGACTGTTTCTCGATTGCCAGCATCATCGCGGTGGAGAGCCTCGGCTTTTTCGAGTTCGGGACATCGGGCGAGGCCTGGATGAAGGGCGAGGCCGCAATAGGCGGCAAGGTGGCGATAAATCCCTCCGGGGGACTGAAGGCCAAGGGACACCCGATAGGAGCTACCGGCGGCGGTCAGGTATATGAAATAGTGAACCAGCTGAGGGGAGAGGTGGAGCCGGAGAGGCTGGTCGAGGGCGCCAAGATCGGCATGACCGACACCCTGGGCGGCGACGGCGGAACACTCGTTAATATTATTCTGGAAAGGGGTTGGTAA
- a CDS encoding acetoacetate--CoA ligase — MTSDKPLWKPSEERIKGTNMYRFMNYINERFSKDFKTYDPMWEWSIENIPDFWEAIWDFMNIVHSKKYDKVLVDGDKMPGAKWFVGAELNFAENLLRHAKEDKTAIIFKGEAQDLVHVSYPELYDKVARLAKAMREMGIKKGDRVAGFMPNMPETIMAMLAATSIGAIWSSSSPDFGIKGVLDRFGQIEPKLIFTANGYSYNGKKFSSLEKIADILKDLPSIEKVVVVPYTEENADISGVRNSVHLKDFMSDEKGLKIEFEQVPFDHPLYIMYSSGTTGLPKCMVQSVGGILVHHMKELMLHSDLKPEDRIFYFTTCGWMMWNWLTTSLAVGATIILFDGSPFYPDPGALFTLAEDVKMTHFGTSARYLAAVEKEELKTQGKYDLSELRCMMSTGSPLNEEQFDYVYRDIKEDMCLSSIAGGTDLNGCFALGNPMGAVYRSELQCRGLAMDVRAFNSNGKPVVGEKGELVCMKPFPSMPIYFWRDEDGSKYHSAYFDVYPNIWRHGDFIEITEHNGVIFYGRSDATLNPGGVRIGTSEIYSVVENMGEINDCIVVGQDWKNDVRVILFVKMAEGVELTEELVKKIKTDIKKNATPRHVPSKVIAVDDIPYTINLKKVELAVKKVIHGEEVLNKDALGNPQALDLYKDIKELKED; from the coding sequence ATGACATCTGACAAACCCCTTTGGAAGCCATCGGAAGAGAGAATCAAGGGCACCAACATGTATCGCTTTATGAACTATATCAACGAAAGATTCTCCAAAGACTTTAAAACCTACGATCCGATGTGGGAATGGTCCATCGAAAACATCCCCGACTTCTGGGAAGCGATCTGGGACTTTATGAATATTGTGCATTCAAAAAAATACGACAAGGTCTTGGTGGACGGGGACAAGATGCCCGGGGCCAAGTGGTTCGTGGGTGCCGAGCTGAACTTCGCCGAGAACCTCCTCAGACACGCGAAGGAGGACAAGACCGCTATCATCTTCAAGGGCGAGGCCCAGGATTTGGTCCACGTCTCCTACCCGGAGCTGTACGACAAGGTGGCCCGCCTTGCAAAGGCGATGCGGGAGATGGGGATAAAGAAGGGCGACCGCGTCGCCGGCTTTATGCCCAACATGCCCGAGACGATCATGGCGATGCTCGCCGCAACGAGCATCGGCGCCATCTGGTCGTCATCGTCCCCCGACTTCGGGATAAAGGGCGTGCTTGATCGCTTCGGACAGATCGAGCCAAAGCTCATCTTCACCGCCAACGGCTACTCCTACAACGGCAAAAAGTTCAGCTCCCTCGAAAAGATCGCCGACATCTTAAAAGACCTCCCCTCCATCGAGAAGGTCGTCGTGGTACCCTACACCGAAGAGAACGCCGACATCAGCGGGGTCAGGAACTCGGTGCACCTGAAAGACTTTATGTCGGACGAGAAGGGCCTTAAAATCGAGTTCGAGCAGGTCCCCTTCGATCATCCACTCTACATCATGTACTCATCGGGGACGACGGGGCTTCCCAAGTGCATGGTCCAGAGCGTGGGCGGCATCCTCGTGCATCACATGAAGGAGCTCATGCTCCACTCTGACCTTAAGCCTGAGGACAGGATATTCTACTTCACCACCTGCGGATGGATGATGTGGAACTGGCTTACAACGTCGCTCGCCGTCGGCGCCACTATAATCCTCTTCGACGGCTCCCCCTTCTATCCCGATCCGGGGGCTTTATTCACGCTTGCAGAGGATGTGAAGATGACCCACTTCGGCACCAGCGCCCGCTACCTGGCCGCCGTGGAAAAAGAGGAGCTGAAGACCCAGGGCAAGTACGACCTCTCCGAATTAAGATGCATGATGTCCACGGGCTCCCCCTTAAACGAGGAGCAGTTCGACTATGTCTACAGGGATATAAAGGAAGACATGTGCCTCTCGTCCATCGCCGGCGGAACCGACCTGAACGGCTGCTTCGCCCTCGGAAACCCGATGGGGGCCGTCTACAGAAGCGAGCTCCAGTGTCGGGGACTCGCCATGGACGTTCGGGCCTTCAACTCTAATGGGAAGCCGGTCGTGGGTGAAAAGGGAGAGCTTGTCTGCATGAAACCCTTCCCGTCGATGCCCATCTACTTCTGGCGAGACGAGGACGGCTCGAAATACCACAGCGCCTACTTCGACGTATACCCGAACATCTGGCGCCACGGAGACTTCATCGAGATAACTGAGCACAACGGCGTCATCTTCTACGGCCGCTCCGACGCCACCCTCAACCCGGGCGGCGTGCGCATAGGAACCTCCGAGATATACAGCGTGGTGGAAAACATGGGCGAGATCAACGACTGCATCGTGGTGGGCCAGGACTGGAAGAACGACGTGAGGGTGATCCTCTTCGTCAAGATGGCGGAAGGGGTGGAGCTCACCGAAGAGCTGGTAAAGAAGATAAAAACCGACATAAAGAAAAACGCAACGCCCCGCCACGTTCCGTCAAAGGTAATAGCCGTGGACGACATACCCTACACCATTAACCTCAAGAAGGTCGAGCTTGCGGTAAAGAAGGTCATCCACGGGGAAGAGGTGCTGAACAAGGACGCCCTGGGCAATCCCCAGGCCCTCGACCTCTACAAGGACATCAAGGAGCTCAAAGAGGATTAA
- a CDS encoding ATP-dependent helicase gives MKKYTIKRQPIEVDISSMSIDYAKLLNPAQLSAVTFGGGPSLIIAGAGSGKTRTLVYRVAYLVERGVKPASILLLTFTRKAAQEMLKRAAALTGSGIDSTSGGVEGGTFHSFASRTLREFAQEVGFSPSFTILDRSDSEDVINLIRGGMGLNVRERRFPKKKTIADIFSKSINRSIPMSEVVETEFPHFAKEIDQLYELLSGYTEYKQKHMLMDYDDLLVYLARLLKEKEPVAAKLRGRYAYILVDEYQDTNSLQADIVKYLAGENGNVMVVGDDSQSIYSFRGADFKNIMDFPKLFPKTKIVKLEENYRSTQSILDLANTIIDRAREKYTKVLYTKREKGGPPALVPLPDESTQSAFVAQKILELREEGVALTDIAVLFRAGFHSFDLEMELKRRNIPYVKYGGFKFMETAHVKDIMAHLKILTNPSDAVGLERALLLVDGVGPAAAREISEHVISEGVTSKGLSYFSGDRRYGEGIARLAGAISTLEESEMSPADAVSHLIDYYTPILKKRYDDYPKRLQDLEHLSVITGKYRDLDSFMTDMALEPPSDSVSDIAREDPDQERLILSTIHSAKGLEWHSVFIIWAAEGYFPTSYAADSVEDLEEELRLMYVAATRAEQNLFITYPVKIITHKGPTYGKASRFVMDIDEGVLETWVVEEEWDV, from the coding sequence ATGAAGAAGTACACGATCAAGCGCCAGCCGATAGAGGTCGATATATCCTCGATGTCGATCGACTACGCAAAACTCCTCAATCCCGCCCAGCTCTCGGCCGTAACGTTCGGCGGCGGGCCGTCCCTCATCATTGCCGGCGCCGGGAGCGGGAAGACCAGGACCCTCGTCTACAGGGTCGCGTACCTCGTCGAGCGGGGGGTGAAGCCCGCCTCCATACTTCTTCTGACGTTTACCAGAAAGGCCGCCCAGGAGATGCTGAAGAGGGCGGCGGCGCTGACGGGAAGCGGGATAGACTCTACCTCCGGCGGCGTCGAAGGGGGGACGTTTCACTCGTTCGCCAGCCGTACGTTGAGGGAGTTCGCCCAGGAGGTAGGATTCTCCCCCTCGTTTACCATCTTGGACAGGAGCGATTCCGAAGACGTGATCAACCTCATCAGGGGGGGAATGGGGCTGAACGTCAGGGAGCGGCGCTTTCCGAAGAAGAAGACGATAGCGGACATCTTCTCCAAATCGATAAACAGGTCCATCCCGATGAGCGAGGTCGTGGAGACCGAGTTTCCCCACTTCGCAAAGGAGATCGATCAGCTCTACGAGCTGTTGTCGGGTTACACCGAGTACAAACAGAAACACATGCTGATGGACTACGACGACCTCCTGGTGTATCTCGCGAGGTTATTGAAAGAAAAGGAGCCGGTGGCGGCAAAGCTGAGGGGCCGCTACGCCTATATCCTCGTCGACGAGTACCAGGACACCAACAGCCTCCAGGCCGACATAGTCAAGTACCTCGCCGGGGAGAACGGAAACGTCATGGTCGTTGGGGACGACTCCCAGAGCATCTACTCCTTTCGGGGAGCGGACTTCAAGAACATCATGGACTTCCCGAAGCTGTTTCCGAAAACTAAAATAGTGAAGTTAGAGGAAAACTACAGGAGCACCCAGTCGATCCTCGATCTGGCAAACACGATAATAGACAGGGCGAGGGAGAAATACACGAAGGTCCTCTATACGAAGAGGGAGAAGGGCGGACCGCCGGCGCTGGTACCCCTTCCGGACGAGTCTACGCAGTCGGCCTTCGTGGCGCAGAAGATATTGGAGCTGAGGGAAGAGGGAGTGGCGCTCACCGACATCGCGGTCCTCTTCAGGGCCGGCTTTCACTCCTTTGACCTCGAGATGGAGCTGAAGAGGCGGAACATCCCCTACGTCAAGTACGGGGGATTCAAGTTCATGGAGACCGCCCACGTGAAGGACATTATGGCTCACTTGAAAATCCTGACAAACCCGAGCGACGCCGTGGGATTGGAGAGGGCGCTTCTTCTGGTGGACGGTGTGGGGCCCGCCGCCGCAAGGGAGATCTCGGAGCACGTCATTTCCGAGGGGGTTACGTCGAAGGGGCTCTCATATTTTTCGGGCGACAGGAGGTACGGGGAGGGGATAGCGAGGCTCGCTGGGGCGATCTCGACCTTGGAGGAGAGCGAGATGAGCCCCGCCGACGCCGTCTCTCACCTGATAGATTACTACACCCCAATCCTCAAGAAGAGATACGACGATTACCCGAAGCGGCTCCAGGATCTGGAACACCTCTCGGTGATCACCGGCAAGTACAGGGACCTCGACTCCTTCATGACCGACATGGCCCTGGAGCCCCCGAGCGACAGCGTCTCCGACATCGCGAGGGAAGACCCCGATCAGGAGAGGCTTATCCTCTCCACGATCCACTCGGCAAAGGGCCTGGAGTGGCACAGCGTCTTTATCATCTGGGCCGCCGAGGGGTATTTCCCCACGTCCTACGCCGCGGACTCCGTCGAAGACCTCGAGGAGGAGCTGAGGCTCATGTACGTCGCCGCGACGAGGGCAGAGCAGAACCTCTTTATCACCTATCCCGTAAAGATTATAACCCACAAGGGCCCCACGTACGGGAAGGCATCGAGGTTCGTTATGGACATCGATGAAGGCGTTTTGGAGACCTGGGTGGTGGAGGAGGAGTGGGACGTATAA
- a CDS encoding AMP-binding protein, which produces MRKKEFGIWHDISWGEYAERAREVANGLLSLGVKKGERVALISENRPEFLFIDMGIQTTGGITTAIYTTNASAEVHYILDHSESRFYFVEDEEQLDKALEVRDRLPGLEKIIIIDMEGLKRYSDPMVMSFEKFLELGRDYANKNPNAIDERLKTIEADDTALIVYTSGTTGPPKGAMLTHKNIIWTTDSLGKTNPIYKSDEILSYLPLSHIAERVMTVFNGIYFGYTSNFIENLDTVSDNMREVSPTVVFGVPRIWEKYHSTIIIKMQEATWFKRLVFNLAINAGMRYAEAKFSPGGVPLGLKLVYGLYHYVVMRKLKERLGLERARFVISGAAPISPAVLEFYHAIGVPMREVYGQTEDAGPATIHQGDNIKLGTVGQPLPGVEIKIAEDGEILVKGGNVFKGYFKNKEATAETLIKGWLHTGDVGVMDDEGFLTITDRKKDILITSGGKNIAPQFIENKLKMSPYINDAVVIGEKRKYLTALILIDEENVTKYAQDNRIPFTTYASLSRNPEIVKLIDGEVEKVNDELARVESIKKFTILDKRLDQEDGELTPTMKVKRKQINEMYKDIIESMY; this is translated from the coding sequence ATGCGAAAGAAGGAGTTCGGGATCTGGCACGACATATCTTGGGGGGAGTACGCTGAGAGGGCGAGAGAGGTCGCCAACGGGCTCTTGTCCCTCGGGGTGAAAAAGGGGGAGAGGGTGGCCCTTATATCAGAAAATCGTCCCGAGTTTCTCTTTATCGACATGGGGATTCAGACGACGGGCGGGATCACCACGGCGATCTACACCACCAACGCCTCAGCCGAGGTCCACTACATCCTCGACCACTCCGAATCCCGCTTCTACTTCGTGGAGGACGAGGAACAGCTTGACAAGGCCCTGGAGGTGAGGGACAGGCTCCCCGGCCTCGAAAAGATAATAATCATCGACATGGAGGGATTAAAGAGGTATTCGGATCCGATGGTCATGAGCTTCGAGAAGTTCCTCGAGCTGGGAAGGGATTATGCGAACAAAAATCCGAACGCAATAGATGAGAGGCTCAAAACAATCGAGGCGGACGACACCGCCCTTATAGTGTACACCTCCGGAACCACCGGTCCGCCGAAGGGGGCGATGCTCACCCACAAAAACATCATCTGGACGACCGATTCGCTCGGAAAGACGAATCCCATCTACAAAAGCGACGAGATTTTATCCTACCTCCCGCTCTCTCACATCGCCGAGAGGGTGATGACCGTATTCAACGGCATATACTTCGGCTATACGTCAAACTTCATAGAAAATCTGGACACCGTATCGGACAATATGAGGGAGGTGTCTCCCACCGTGGTCTTCGGCGTCCCAAGAATCTGGGAGAAGTACCACTCGACGATAATCATCAAGATGCAGGAGGCCACATGGTTCAAGAGGCTGGTCTTTAACCTGGCCATAAATGCCGGCATGAGGTATGCCGAGGCGAAGTTCTCACCCGGGGGGGTGCCCCTCGGACTGAAGCTCGTTTACGGCCTGTATCATTACGTCGTCATGAGAAAACTCAAGGAGCGTCTGGGGCTGGAGCGCGCCCGCTTCGTCATATCCGGGGCCGCCCCGATCTCGCCCGCCGTCCTGGAGTTCTACCATGCGATAGGGGTCCCGATGAGGGAGGTCTACGGCCAGACGGAGGACGCTGGCCCGGCGACCATCCACCAGGGCGACAATATCAAGCTCGGCACGGTGGGGCAGCCGCTCCCCGGCGTGGAGATAAAGATCGCCGAGGACGGCGAAATACTGGTCAAGGGGGGGAACGTGTTCAAGGGGTATTTCAAGAACAAGGAGGCGACCGCGGAGACTCTTATCAAAGGCTGGCTCCATACCGGGGACGTGGGAGTGATGGACGACGAGGGCTTCCTGACGATCACCGACAGAAAAAAGGATATACTGATCACGTCCGGCGGCAAAAACATCGCCCCCCAGTTCATCGAGAACAAGCTCAAGATGTCCCCGTACATCAACGATGCGGTAGTGATAGGCGAGAAGAGAAAATATCTCACCGCCCTGATATTGATAGACGAGGAGAACGTGACCAAGTACGCCCAGGACAACAGGATACCCTTTACCACCTACGCCAGCCTCTCCCGGAACCCGGAGATAGTAAAGCTGATCGACGGCGAGGTGGAAAAGGTAAACGACGAGCTTGCCAGGGTAGAGTCGATAAAGAAGTTCACGATACTGGACAAGAGGCTCGACCAGGAGGACGGCGAGCTGACCCCCACCATGAAGGTGAAGCGCAAGCAGATAAACGAGATGTACAAGGACATCATCGAGAGCATGTACTGA